A window from Symbiopectobacterium purcellii encodes these proteins:
- a CDS encoding VWA domain-containing protein: MKIKYAVDFFLLVFRRESGAMALPFAIMFPMLLMFFSFALDGAHFQSNRARLADAMNQGILAIAINDRCDYVADKECAVKHGNKDANEKVLSHYLNYYLPYVTFTKNDLDVIVSLNRDNSEKLTSIDYNASGIATLHPIFKKYNEVGFNDDIHIRADSSAGTVRKSMENKNIPTDFVFVVDVSASMAEDINGSTSAVKGGKKYDILKNAVVDFSQAILNGNEKNTIGIVPFSIGVPVKLSKNDLFGGKEIGCSFVGKLKKEYAKVSNKKIDFNFWYNKKFNKNNESFEQQDKTITSYYKSIVSPFLGLTMDQMVNDKKWCTEISKVNDSYSCDADPRANLRAHHDEYTLHYNKVKELSASAKNNLNVVNLDTIDFDGTLTDDYLFSDKSVTTYTYFPYYGIDSMFYHMCLGSVPGGVKSIIESQAMTKTDIAGLSRDSVSPYSYLIELTSDASIISQFKKMAILGGSTDSTSGLLRSLPVIAKGNNPKKVIIMVTDGEDSGGPKELATALHQEHHICKKIKEGLLNHNKIHKTVAVDIFFISLDKNGVDGKNVKFWRESCVGDDNAFVVSDYHSMVNILAKISKKEKINFIDKSGF, encoded by the coding sequence ATGAAGATAAAATATGCTGTTGATTTCTTTTTGTTGGTATTCCGCAGGGAGTCTGGGGCAATGGCATTGCCGTTTGCTATTATGTTTCCAATGTTATTGATGTTTTTTTCTTTTGCCCTTGATGGGGCGCATTTCCAGTCAAACCGTGCCCGATTGGCAGATGCGATGAATCAGGGGATTTTAGCCATTGCGATAAACGATCGATGTGATTACGTTGCGGATAAAGAATGCGCTGTTAAGCATGGAAACAAAGATGCCAATGAAAAGGTTCTGAGCCACTATCTGAATTATTATCTGCCCTATGTGACGTTTACTAAGAATGATCTTGACGTTATTGTCAGTTTGAATCGTGATAATTCAGAAAAATTAACCTCAATTGATTATAATGCATCTGGGATTGCGACATTACATCCTATTTTCAAAAAATATAATGAGGTTGGATTTAACGATGATATTCATATACGTGCAGACAGTTCTGCTGGCACGGTAAGAAAATCTATGGAAAATAAAAATATTCCTACGGATTTTGTTTTTGTTGTAGACGTTTCCGCCTCAATGGCTGAGGATATTAATGGGTCAACGTCTGCTGTTAAAGGTGGTAAAAAATATGATATTTTGAAAAATGCGGTAGTGGATTTTTCTCAAGCCATTCTTAATGGTAATGAGAAAAATACCATTGGCATTGTTCCTTTTAGTATTGGTGTTCCTGTTAAATTGAGTAAAAATGACCTTTTTGGTGGAAAAGAAATTGGCTGTTCTTTTGTCGGTAAACTTAAAAAAGAGTATGCGAAGGTCAGTAATAAAAAGATTGATTTTAACTTTTGGTATAACAAAAAATTCAATAAGAATAATGAGAGTTTTGAACAGCAGGATAAGACAATCACCTCTTATTACAAATCAATCGTCTCACCGTTTTTGGGACTCACCATGGATCAAATGGTTAATGATAAAAAGTGGTGCACTGAAATATCTAAGGTAAATGATTCTTACAGCTGTGATGCTGATCCTCGTGCTAATTTGCGGGCGCATCATGACGAATATACTCTTCATTATAACAAGGTTAAGGAATTATCCGCATCAGCAAAAAATAATTTAAACGTTGTAAATCTTGACACTATTGATTTCGATGGAACTTTGACGGATGATTATTTGTTTTCAGATAAGTCAGTGACTACGTATACTTACTTTCCTTATTATGGAATCGATAGCATGTTTTATCACATGTGTCTTGGTTCTGTGCCAGGAGGGGTAAAGTCAATCATTGAATCTCAGGCAATGACGAAAACTGATATTGCTGGGTTGTCGCGAGACAGCGTGTCTCCGTACTCTTATTTAATTGAATTGACCTCTGATGCTAGCATTATCTCTCAATTTAAGAAAATGGCGATTCTTGGAGGAAGCACTGATAGTACCAGTGGTTTGTTACGATCGCTACCTGTTATCGCTAAGGGTAATAACCCTAAAAAGGTCATTATCATGGTTACTGATGGCGAAGATAGCGGTGGACCGAAAGAATTGGCTACAGCGCTTCATCAGGAACACCATATTTGCAAAAAAATAAAAGAGGGTTTATTAAATCACAATAAAATCCATAAGACAGTTGCGGTGGATATATTTTTTATTTCCTTGGATAAGAATGGAGTTGATGGTAAGAATGTTAAGTTTTGGCGGGAATCCTGTGTTGGAGACGATAACGCTTTTGTTGTGAGTGATTATCACAGTATGGTGAATATACTGGCAAAAATATCTAAAAAAGAAAAAATAAACTTTATCGATAAAAGTGGTTTTTAA
- the tadF gene encoding tight adherence pilus pseudopilin TadF, which produces MSSLYRNRKLLSEIKSEKGSVAIEFFFYFFSIVLLCFLLVDYSRYFLNKGYMERVNHSLATVLRERTALYHGKEILTQNDVNQLDLLAKMLLAESRIGEKYNLYVDVIYFDEDVKSEKKIKGKPISFTVLHANNGNCPKSEFAKDFTKRIPLSPFSHADTGATRTEHWLPIYQVTLCTQSHYSLLMKILRSIGPSLGDISVSNAVIPR; this is translated from the coding sequence ATGTCTTCGCTTTACAGAAATAGAAAACTTTTGTCTGAGATAAAAAGTGAAAAAGGAAGCGTAGCAATTGAGTTTTTTTTCTACTTTTTTTCTATTGTACTGCTCTGTTTTTTATTAGTTGATTACAGTCGATATTTTTTAAACAAAGGTTACATGGAACGGGTTAATCATTCTCTTGCCACCGTGTTACGTGAACGTACTGCACTTTATCATGGGAAAGAGATCTTGACGCAGAATGATGTCAACCAGTTAGATTTGCTGGCAAAGATGCTCTTGGCTGAATCTCGTATCGGGGAAAAGTATAATCTCTATGTGGATGTTATCTACTTTGATGAAGATGTAAAGTCAGAAAAAAAGATAAAAGGTAAGCCAATATCGTTCACTGTACTTCATGCGAATAATGGCAATTGTCCAAAGTCAGAGTTTGCGAAGGATTTCACTAAACGTATTCCGCTTTCCCCTTTTTCTCATGCTGATACTGGGGCGACGCGAACTGAGCATTGGTTACCTATATATCAAGTCACTCTCTGTACTCAAAGTCACTATAGTTTGTTAATGAAAATATTACGTTCGATTGGACCATCTCTAGGAGATATCTCTGTGAGTAATGCGGTAATCCCTCGGTGA
- a CDS encoding TadE/TadG family type IV pilus assembly protein, which translates to MNNKTSWYRSSSGSAALEFSLLFIPFVMAFLFLAELCRVVYISSALDLILAESSYRTSLRQPGSDYHAYFTKAMNKRLGVWPLFTGNIAVSSSARYCNNINVLIDNGKHCSSTHATGKPLALYLVNIHYQPLFFLFPTMMVEQQWKRKVTFVQEFQRGEL; encoded by the coding sequence TTGAACAACAAAACATCATGGTATCGTTCCAGCAGCGGAAGTGCTGCGCTTGAGTTTTCTTTACTCTTTATCCCCTTTGTTATGGCATTTCTTTTTCTCGCAGAGCTGTGTCGGGTGGTTTATATCTCATCCGCTTTGGATTTGATTCTGGCTGAATCCAGCTATCGAACATCGCTTCGGCAGCCTGGCAGTGATTATCACGCTTATTTTACGAAAGCCATGAATAAGCGTTTAGGGGTATGGCCATTATTTACTGGGAATATAGCGGTTAGTTCCTCTGCACGTTATTGTAATAATATCAATGTATTAATTGATAATGGCAAACATTGCTCATCGACTCATGCAACTGGAAAACCGCTGGCACTGTATCTCGTTAATATTCATTACCAGCCTCTCTTCTTTCTATTTCCGACAATGATGGTTGAACAGCAGTGGAAGAGAAAGGTTACTTTTGTTCAGGAATTTCAGCGAGGAGAATTGTAA
- a CDS encoding A24 family peptidase gives MKVEGMLTIAISIMLLFVCYTDIRCRKITNATTLLIFLLSLLLAFHHPEDLSLTVLLLLFCIGFVFSIVGVIGAGDVKLVCALSTGLSTTEIGSFLFLMGMAGIPLTLLTCLYYRLFSRNNAITIPYGIAICSGYWLLWAV, from the coding sequence GTGAAAGTAGAAGGGATGCTGACAATTGCTATTAGTATAATGTTGCTGTTCGTCTGTTATACGGATATTCGTTGTCGGAAAATTACCAATGCGACGACATTGCTCATTTTTTTGCTCTCACTTTTATTAGCCTTTCATCATCCTGAGGATCTTTCTTTAACAGTGCTGTTGCTATTGTTTTGTATTGGCTTTGTTTTCTCTATCGTCGGCGTAATAGGTGCAGGCGATGTGAAACTGGTATGTGCATTATCAACAGGGCTCTCAACGACAGAGATAGGTAGTTTTTTATTTTTGATGGGAATGGCGGGGATCCCACTCACGTTACTCACGTGTTTATATTATAGACTGTTCTCAAGAAATAACGCTATCACTATACCCTATGGTATTGCTATTTGCTCTGGCTATTGGCTCTTGTGGGCTGTGTAA
- a CDS encoding tetratricopeptide repeat protein translates to MGKLVHVLLLLSVFSLTGCVTKSGNHNAIDEEQKEFILTKMNDYQGLIKLYREKLNRKEDAKIRYILASHYHSAMDYESSRHYLAPLLADNPNEDILLLEGKNLLEQGRIAEALECVRAALNKNPDNGEALNTQGVLLAQLGNYLGAKVAFDSARAHFVDEDKVINNLAMLAIMQEDYSTARGYLAPLYARGYTGENLLHNLVFVLVKLRDFEGAEAVLNRAKNVDIREGLLESLSKIKPRSQRQLQQRELLAKQDVSIKKGQDDEDATPTLSLSKEPNNEIIAVRAGQHEKYFRMAMESRERIAVKELGDRAPNQIIYELQGVTASDDILHIGNNLMAEGNVKSISIVHKDKNTILLTFLLKKKMDKLKVFHLDAEKSAPERLVFDFYHG, encoded by the coding sequence ATGGGGAAATTAGTTCATGTATTACTATTACTTTCAGTTTTTTCTCTCACAGGATGTGTAACCAAGAGTGGAAATCACAATGCTATTGACGAGGAGCAGAAGGAATTTATTCTTACCAAGATGAATGATTATCAAGGGCTAATTAAGTTATATCGTGAAAAACTAAATCGAAAAGAGGATGCAAAGATACGGTATATTTTGGCTAGTCATTATCACTCTGCGATGGATTATGAATCATCACGGCATTATTTAGCACCGTTGCTGGCCGATAATCCCAATGAAGATATTCTGTTACTTGAAGGCAAGAATTTGCTGGAACAAGGACGCATTGCTGAAGCGCTTGAGTGCGTTAGGGCGGCTTTGAATAAAAACCCTGACAATGGGGAAGCGTTAAACACGCAAGGTGTGTTGTTGGCGCAGCTGGGAAATTACCTTGGTGCCAAGGTAGCGTTTGATAGCGCTCGAGCGCATTTTGTTGATGAAGATAAAGTCATTAATAACCTCGCGATGTTGGCCATTATGCAAGAGGATTATTCTACCGCAAGGGGTTATCTGGCCCCCTTGTATGCGCGAGGGTATACGGGTGAAAACTTATTACATAACTTAGTGTTTGTACTGGTGAAACTGCGGGATTTTGAGGGTGCAGAAGCGGTATTGAATCGAGCTAAGAACGTTGATATCCGTGAAGGCTTGCTTGAATCGTTATCAAAAATCAAGCCCCGCTCTCAACGCCAGTTACAGCAACGCGAATTGCTGGCTAAACAAGATGTATCGATAAAAAAAGGCCAGGATGACGAAGATGCTACGCCCACATTATCGTTATCTAAAGAACCGAATAACGAGATTATTGCGGTCCGGGCGGGACAACATGAAAAATATTTCCGCATGGCAATGGAGTCACGGGAAAGAATAGCCGTTAAAGAACTCGGTGATAGAGCGCCGAACCAGATAATCTATGAATTACAAGGCGTGACGGCGAGTGATGACATATTACATATAGGAAATAACTTGATGGCAGAGGGTAATGTAAAATCAATTTCAATTGTTCATAAAGACAAAAATACCATTTTGTTGACGTTCTTATTAAAGAAAAAAATGGATAAATTGAAGGTGTTTCACCTTGACGCGGAGAAATCAGCGCCTGAGAGATTGGTGTTTGATTTCTATCACGGCTAA
- a CDS encoding type II secretion system F family protein, producing the protein MFYLFSLLIMTLGLGGILIHFLKGKNKNKSLMLLDVYKNSRNDTEAQDNASHVEKILIKSSRLISIASLLDKNVILKMLTVVTLGGVLFFLNISGILQVSMNVLLICFLILSVSVIVLPDVVKKRIIVKRLKSISNDLPFIIDMMAVCIQSGMTVEKSMRYISDNTKHVNKDIAKILERVMLKTEVSGINAALEQLYQEIASNEVRMFCTTLQQSINFGSSIYKMLIALGKEMRDIQLLDMEEKVASLSAKMTMPMIGFIMFPLLAIIVGPGLIGMMALWGN; encoded by the coding sequence ATGTTTTATCTATTTTCACTGCTTATAATGACTCTGGGTCTGGGTGGCATTCTTATCCATTTTCTAAAAGGCAAGAATAAAAACAAATCATTAATGTTGTTGGATGTATATAAAAATTCACGGAATGACACTGAAGCCCAGGATAATGCATCGCATGTTGAAAAGATTTTGATAAAATCAAGCCGTTTAATTTCGATTGCATCATTGTTAGATAAAAATGTAATACTAAAAATGCTAACCGTCGTTACGCTGGGTGGAGTGTTATTTTTTCTGAACATAAGTGGCATCCTCCAAGTGTCAATGAATGTTTTACTCATTTGCTTTTTAATCCTGAGTGTATCAGTCATTGTTTTACCTGATGTGGTCAAAAAGCGTATTATTGTAAAACGGTTAAAAAGCATATCAAATGATTTACCTTTTATTATTGATATGATGGCGGTTTGTATTCAGTCTGGAATGACGGTTGAAAAATCCATGCGATATATTAGTGATAATACCAAGCATGTTAATAAAGATATTGCCAAAATTCTGGAACGTGTCATGTTAAAAACAGAGGTTAGTGGAATCAATGCCGCGTTGGAACAACTTTATCAAGAGATAGCCAGTAATGAAGTGAGGATGTTTTGTACGACATTACAGCAGAGTATAAATTTTGGCTCATCCATTTATAAAATGTTGATCGCTTTAGGTAAAGAAATGAGAGATATACAGTTACTCGATATGGAAGAAAAAGTGGCAAGCTTGTCGGCCAAAATGACCATGCCGATGATTGGCTTTATCATGTTTCCATTGTTGGCAATAATTGTCGGACCAGGTTTGATAGGGATGATGGCATTATGGGGAAATTAG
- a CDS encoding type II secretion system F family protein, whose amino-acid sequence MIFIFISMLLLGLLQLVLEHRKKKNIQRLRHVATVPRTNKLTYQLKQHALWQRLVALFSDISRYLLGKKYDLALKNGLVVFAVQGVSIYSSLEYLHIDLLIVSPLMVLLTLYILFQRSKKAARVAFETTFSEALNIINSVISAGNSVMLGIEQCGEKIAGVVGEEFRKISQRLEIGEDIESVLMESYRRLPYREYYFFIVTVLVNMKGGGQIKDVMTRLATMISNGRIIDRKKLAMTSEIRMSVKILTGIPIFFFFFIKFTSPNSFAILLYDPIGKYILYYAVGSIFSGIFILWLMMNKL is encoded by the coding sequence ATGATCTTCATCTTCATAAGCATGCTCCTGCTTGGCTTGCTCCAACTTGTGCTCGAGCATCGGAAGAAAAAAAATATTCAACGCTTACGCCACGTTGCTACTGTACCGAGAACAAACAAGTTAACCTACCAACTTAAGCAGCATGCATTATGGCAACGTTTGGTGGCACTTTTCAGTGATATTTCTCGGTATTTACTCGGTAAAAAGTATGATCTGGCGTTAAAAAATGGTTTGGTTGTCTTCGCAGTTCAAGGGGTAAGCATTTATAGTAGCCTGGAGTATTTACATATTGATTTACTTATTGTATCGCCGCTTATGGTGTTGTTGACATTGTATATACTTTTCCAACGGAGTAAAAAAGCGGCGCGAGTAGCATTCGAAACCACATTTTCGGAGGCGTTGAATATTATTAACAGCGTTATTAGTGCTGGGAATTCAGTGATGCTCGGCATTGAACAGTGTGGTGAGAAGATTGCAGGTGTTGTTGGAGAAGAGTTTAGAAAAATATCTCAGCGCCTTGAAATTGGTGAGGATATTGAAAGTGTTTTAATGGAGTCGTATCGACGTTTACCCTATAGAGAGTATTATTTTTTTATTGTCACTGTTTTGGTGAACATGAAAGGGGGAGGGCAAATCAAAGATGTCATGACGCGGTTAGCAACCATGATCTCTAATGGAAGAATTATTGATAGAAAAAAATTGGCCATGACATCTGAAATCCGAATGTCTGTGAAAATATTAACAGGAATTCCGATTTTTTTCTTCTTTTTCATAAAGTTCACCTCTCCAAACAGTTTTGCCATATTGCTTTATGATCCAATAGGTAAGTACATACTTTATTATGCGGTAGGTAGCATTTTCTCGGGGATTTTTATCCTTTGGTTAATGATGAATAAGTTATAG
- a CDS encoding CpaF family protein: MNIETEMTSTLLYFREQVLKNIDLERIDELKNQRESLLREVNDAIQRVMNNTGQYLSSRVCNCLSELIADEITGYGPLRELMEDESISDILVNGPDRIFVERAGKLELVDKRFISNEQLIDIARRLVARVGRRVDDSQPLVDARMPDGSRLNVVIAPVALDGASISIRKFGSGQRTLANLIEYGSMNEMMANFLVIASRCRVNIIVSGGTGSGKTTLLNAMSHYIDEGERVLTLEDAAELRLQQPHVVRLETRMAGAENQGQVTMRHLVVNALRMRPDRIIIGECRGEEAFEMLQAMNTGHDGSMSTLHANSPRDALARLESMVMMSSAALPLAAIRRNIVSAIHIVVQVSRLPDGSRKVINITEVMGMEGDNIILQDIFSYSAQAERSETGAIQGSFTSYGLLQRSTVYQQAIVHDMQEPLKQLFGNKLP, encoded by the coding sequence ATGAATATTGAAACTGAAATGACCAGCACACTGCTCTATTTCCGCGAGCAGGTGCTTAAAAATATCGATTTAGAGCGCATTGATGAGTTGAAAAATCAGCGCGAATCGTTGTTGCGAGAAGTTAACGACGCCATTCAACGCGTGATGAATAACACAGGACAATATCTTTCAAGCCGGGTTTGTAACTGCTTAAGTGAGCTTATTGCCGATGAGATTACGGGGTATGGACCGCTGCGTGAGCTGATGGAAGATGAAAGTATCAGTGACATTCTGGTTAATGGGCCTGATCGTATTTTTGTTGAGCGAGCGGGGAAATTGGAATTAGTTGATAAGCGTTTTATTAGCAACGAGCAGTTGATTGATATTGCCCGTCGACTGGTTGCGCGGGTGGGGCGCCGCGTTGATGACTCGCAACCGTTGGTCGATGCGCGCATGCCTGACGGTAGTCGCCTGAACGTGGTCATCGCGCCTGTTGCACTGGATGGTGCCTCGATCTCAATTCGTAAGTTTGGCTCCGGGCAGAGAACGCTGGCCAATCTGATTGAGTACGGCAGCATGAATGAGATGATGGCGAATTTTCTGGTTATCGCGAGTCGCTGTCGCGTCAACATTATTGTCTCTGGCGGGACCGGATCTGGGAAAACAACCCTGCTAAATGCCATGTCCCACTATATCGATGAAGGCGAGCGGGTACTGACGCTGGAAGATGCCGCTGAGTTGCGTTTACAGCAACCGCATGTTGTCAGGTTGGAAACCCGCATGGCCGGTGCCGAGAACCAAGGCCAGGTTACTATGCGCCATCTTGTCGTCAATGCACTGCGTATGAGGCCCGATCGCATCATTATCGGGGAGTGCCGAGGAGAAGAAGCGTTCGAAATGTTGCAGGCAATGAACACCGGCCATGATGGATCCATGTCAACCTTGCATGCCAACTCACCGCGTGATGCTTTAGCGCGTCTGGAAAGTATGGTCATGATGTCAAGCGCGGCACTTCCCCTTGCAGCAATCCGCCGTAATATCGTATCGGCAATCCATATCGTTGTTCAGGTATCGCGCTTGCCTGATGGCTCACGTAAAGTCATTAATATTACAGAAGTAATGGGCATGGAAGGCGATAATATTATCTTGCAAGATATCTTCAGCTATTCCGCGCAGGCCGAACGCTCTGAAACAGGTGCCATTCAGGGAAGTTTTACCTCTTACGGTCTATTACAGCGATCAACCGTATACCAACAGGCAATAGTCCATGACATGCAAGAGCCTTTGAAACAACTGTTCGGAAATAAATTACCATGA
- a CDS encoding type II and III secretion system protein family protein has product MMKRFSFHARLMLALILLCPLTAMADQLFLKPGQSKTLRTKGRVNTVFISDPSVADYKVLNENTIVLYAKVPGISEVTAYDADTKILADLQINVDSFLGDINQRIVVEFPGSQVVVKSFISSEGKSYILTGTVPDEETRGAVYQLVGSVVGKEGRDLKVNHGSEGQNSSEVFFMTNKIYSNVINRLQLPSSNQVNVKLSVVEVSKKFTDTLGIEWSNLTLSGLIKGNGVINDPGVFSLMGLKRGFDAENISTTISAVNNDSLARVLAQPNLTVLSGEVASFLVGGEIPLLVQGKESTTIQYKEYGIRLNVAAKVEKKQKIKLLVSNEISSVSGSYAYNNYSIPQIKTRRSSSTIEVADGDSFVIGGLLNEEDVESLTKVPFISEIPILGALARKSHTERNKTELVVFATVDLVKPVSSASRQKIKLPEYHRSSSVQLFFNSGVDKNTREGRLDSDARSFMERGGFAK; this is encoded by the coding sequence ATGATGAAGCGCTTCTCATTTCACGCTCGCCTGATGCTAGCACTGATTTTATTGTGTCCGTTAACTGCAATGGCCGATCAACTCTTTTTAAAGCCTGGGCAGTCAAAAACATTACGAACCAAAGGGCGTGTTAATACGGTATTTATCTCAGATCCCTCAGTAGCGGACTATAAGGTATTGAATGAAAACACCATCGTATTGTATGCGAAAGTACCCGGTATTTCAGAGGTCACTGCCTATGATGCTGACACAAAAATTTTGGCTGATTTACAAATAAATGTTGATTCCTTCCTGGGGGATATCAATCAGCGCATTGTGGTTGAGTTTCCCGGTAGTCAGGTGGTAGTTAAGAGTTTTATCAGCAGTGAAGGTAAATCTTATATCCTGACGGGGACGGTACCCGATGAGGAAACCCGTGGTGCGGTATACCAGTTAGTGGGCAGCGTCGTAGGAAAGGAAGGCCGAGATCTGAAGGTGAATCATGGTTCTGAAGGTCAAAACAGTTCAGAAGTTTTCTTTATGACAAACAAAATCTATAGCAATGTAATAAACAGATTACAATTACCCTCATCCAATCAAGTTAATGTAAAGCTCAGCGTTGTTGAGGTAAGTAAAAAATTCACAGACACTTTAGGGATCGAATGGAGTAATTTAACCCTCAGTGGACTGATTAAAGGAAATGGGGTTATTAATGATCCTGGTGTTTTTAGTTTGATGGGTCTTAAACGTGGATTCGATGCAGAAAATATCAGCACGACAATCAGTGCTGTTAATAATGACAGTTTGGCTCGAGTACTCGCTCAGCCCAATCTCACCGTGTTGTCCGGTGAAGTGGCCAGCTTTTTAGTCGGTGGTGAAATCCCGCTCTTAGTACAAGGTAAAGAGAGTACAACCATACAATATAAAGAATATGGTATTCGATTAAATGTTGCTGCTAAAGTTGAAAAAAAACAGAAAATAAAACTGTTGGTTTCTAACGAAATTAGCAGTGTTTCAGGGAGTTATGCATACAATAATTACAGTATACCTCAGATAAAAACGCGGCGTTCCAGCTCTACGATCGAAGTGGCCGATGGTGATAGCTTTGTGATTGGCGGTTTACTCAATGAAGAGGATGTGGAATCACTGACCAAGGTTCCTTTCATTAGTGAGATTCCTATTCTTGGGGCGCTGGCGCGTAAATCTCACACGGAAAGAAATAAAACAGAATTGGTGGTCTTTGCGACGGTCGATCTGGTTAAACCCGTGTCTTCGGCATCACGACAGAAAATTAAGTTACCTGAATATCACCGTAGCTCATCCGTTCAATTATTTTTTAATAGTGGTGTAGATAAAAATACCCGTGAAGGACGGCTTGACAGTGATGCCCGCAGTTTTATGGAACGCGGTGGTTTTGCCAAATAG
- a CDS encoding Flp family type IVb pilin, with translation MHSLANYFQGKSIVGYMYFTEVMQNFKNDQRGVTAVEYAIVAAGVAAVVTVIFGESGPVRDMLSTIFNKIKTKVDASI, from the coding sequence ATGCATTCTTTAGCAAATTATTTTCAGGGAAAGTCTATCGTGGGTTATATGTATTTTACTGAAGTAATGCAAAATTTTAAAAATGATCAGCGCGGGGTAACCGCTGTTGAATATGCTATTGTAGCCGCGGGTGTTGCTGCGGTGGTTACGGTTATTTTTGGTGAAAGTGGGCCTGTTAGAGATATGTTGTCAACAATTTTCAACAAGATCAAAACGAAAGTGGATGCTTCTATTTAA
- the dnaQ gene encoding DNA polymerase III subunit epsilon, which yields MSTAITRQIVLDTETTGMNRLGVHYEGHKIIEIGAVEVINRRLTGRHYHVYIKPDRLVDPEAFMVHGISDEFLQDKPAYAEIAEEFIEFIRGAELVIHNATFDIGFMDYEFRMLNRDIPKTETFCKITDSLMVARKLFPGKRNSLDALCDRYQIDNSKRTLHGALLDAEILADVYLAMTGGQTSLAFAMESDTQQVSAESESVQRIARQASTLPIIYASPEELAAHETRLDLIAKKGGSCLWRQ from the coding sequence ATGAGCACTGCAATTACACGACAGATCGTTCTGGATACCGAAACCACGGGTATGAACAGGCTTGGCGTTCATTATGAAGGCCATAAAATTATTGAGATTGGTGCGGTGGAGGTCATTAATCGCCGCCTGACGGGGCGCCATTATCATGTGTATATCAAGCCTGATAGACTGGTTGATCCGGAAGCGTTCATGGTGCACGGCATCAGCGATGAGTTTTTACAAGATAAACCTGCCTACGCTGAGATAGCTGAGGAATTTATTGAGTTCATTCGCGGTGCGGAACTGGTTATTCATAATGCCACGTTTGATATCGGCTTTATGGACTATGAATTTCGTATGCTGAATCGGGATATCCCGAAGACAGAGACGTTTTGCAAGATCACCGATAGCCTCATGGTCGCGCGTAAGCTGTTTCCTGGTAAAAGAAACAGCCTGGATGCATTGTGCGATCGTTATCAGATAGATAACAGCAAACGAACGCTGCACGGGGCGTTACTCGACGCCGAAATCTTGGCTGATGTCTACCTGGCCATGACCGGGGGACAAACCTCTTTGGCGTTTGCCATGGAGAGTGACACCCAGCAAGTGAGTGCAGAAAGTGAGAGCGTACAGCGAATTGCGCGCCAAGCGTCAACGTTGCCCATCATTTATGCTAGCCCGGAAGAACTGGCTGCACATGAAACGCGCCTCGATCTGATTGCCAAAAAGGGAGGCAGTTGCTTGTGGCGCCAATGA
- the rnhA gene encoding ribonuclease HI, with protein MTKQVEIFTDGSCLGNPGPGGYGVVLRYKQHEKTLSAGYRLTTNNRMELMAAIAALEALTTPCTVVLSTDSQYVRQGITRWIHNWKLKGWKTADKKPVKNIDLWQRLDTAIQRHTMRWEWVKGHAGHPENEKCDELARQAASHPTQDDTGYQPE; from the coding sequence ATGACAAAGCAGGTAGAAATTTTCACCGATGGTTCTTGTCTGGGAAATCCCGGCCCAGGTGGTTATGGCGTTGTGCTGCGCTACAAACAGCACGAAAAAACCTTGAGTGCAGGTTATCGCCTGACGACCAATAATCGCATGGAGTTAATGGCGGCGATTGCGGCGTTGGAAGCATTGACCACGCCGTGTACGGTGGTACTGAGTACCGATAGCCAATATGTGCGGCAGGGTATCACGCGCTGGATCCACAATTGGAAACTTAAAGGCTGGAAAACCGCCGATAAAAAACCGGTTAAGAATATCGATCTCTGGCAGCGCCTGGACACCGCCATTCAGCGACACACGATGCGTTGGGAGTGGGTCAAAGGCCATGCGGGCCATCCAGAGAACGAGAAATGTGATGAACTGGCACGCCAGGCGGCGTCGCACCCGACGCAGGACGATACCGGGTATCAGCCGGAATAA